From the genome of Chthoniobacterales bacterium:
GAACGGCATCCTGATCGAGATCGCCACCGACGAACCCGGCTTCACCGCGGATGAACCTTCGGACCGGCTCGGCGAAGCCCTTTCGCTCCCGCCCTTCCTCGAGCCTCGCCGCGCCGAAATCGAAGCCGGGCTCAAACCGCTCTGACCGCGATTTTCCGCGTGTCGCAGCACGGCAGGACCGCTACATTCGGCCGCTCATGTCGAAGGAAGCGCAACAACAGCGGATGGAAAAGGTCGTCAGCCTGTGCAAACGGCGCGGGTTCATTTTCCAGTCGTCAGAAATCTACGGCGGACTCAACGGTTTTTGGGACTACGGCCCGATGGGAGCGGAACTCAAACGCAACCTGCGGGATTCATGGTGGCACACGATGACGCGCGACCGCGACGATGTCGTGGGCCTCGATGCGAGCATCATCATGCACCCGACGGTATGGACCGCCAGCGGGCATGTGGACACGTTCAGCGACCCGATGAGCACCTGCAAGCAATGCAAGAAGCTTGTCCGCGCCGACCAGTGGTGGGCGATGATGTCCGAGCAGAAGTGGACACAATCGATCGCGGAGCTTGTCGAACCGGGCACCAATCGCTTCCACCCCGCCGACCTCCTGAAGTGGGGCAAAGGCAAAGGCAAACAACTTGCGCCCAACCTCGCGCTTGTCCGCAATCCCGATGTCACGATTTCCTGGCTGGCGGAAGAAACGGAGAAGGGCAAAGGGCCGGCTGATGCTGTCGAGCTTTACAAGTTTCTCGCCACCGAGCAAATGGCCGTCACCGGTTTGGTGACGCCGTGCCCGCATTGCGGCGGAGAACTCACCGCCCCGCGGCCGTTCAACCTCATGTTCCGCACGCATTGCGGACCGGTGGAGAGCGATGAGAACCTCGCCTACCTGCGCCCCGAGACGGCACAGGCCATTTTCGTGCAGTTCAAAAACGTCCTGGACTCCTCGCGCGTCAAAGTTCCTTTCGGCATCGCGCAAATCGGCAAAGCCTTCCGCAACGAGATCACGCCTCGCAATTACACGTTCCGCTCCCGCGAGTTCGAGCAGATGGAGCTCGAATTTTTCATCCGGCCCGATGACGCCGTGCGACTCATCCACGGACACGTCGAGACTTGGCGCGAAGGCGCGGACCTCTCCGCCCCGCGCCCGAACTGGGGCTGGGACATGTGGCACCGTTACTGGGTGGACCAACGCACGAAATATTACGACGCAATCGGCCTCGGCACGGACGTGCTCGACTACCACTGGCAAAAGCCGGAGGAACTCGCGCATTACGCCCGCGCCACGGTCGATATCCTTTTCAAATTTCCCTTCGGCACGGAGGAACTCGAAGGCATCGCCGCCCGCGGGGACTTCGACTTGGCGCAGCACCAGAAGTTCTCCGGCAAACCTCTGGAGGTATTCGACGAGGAACTCAAAGCTGCGTGCGACAAACTCTCCGACGCACAGAAAAAAGAATTCATCGACGAATTGTTCGAGAACCGCAAATGCGCGGACACCACGCGCGAGGAAATCGCGACTTGCGCGGAAAGACTTTTCAAAGGCTTCTACCTGCCGCACGTCATCGAACCGTCGGCCGGACTCGACCGCATGGCCTTGGCCGTGCTGGCCGCCGCATTCGACGAGGAAACCGTCAGCGATGACAAAGGCAAAGCCGAGACCCGCACCGTGCTGCGCCTGCACCCCCGCGTTGCGCCGGTCAAATGCGCCATCTTCCCGCTGCTGAAAAACCGGCCTGAACTCGTCGCCAAAGCGCGCGAAATCGAAGCCTCGTTGCGTCGTCACATGAACGTCTTCTACGACGAAGCGGGCGCCATCGGGCGCCGCTACCGCCGGCAGGACGAGATCGGAACGCCATTCTGCGTCACCGTGGATTTCGACACGATCGGGGAAAACGGGCCGGAGAAAGCCGGCACTGTCACCCTGCGACACCGGGACTCGATGCAGCAGGAGCGCATCCCGGTCACCGAACTGCGCGCACGGCTGGAAGCCGCGATTTTCTGACCGTGGCGGCTTGCTCGCCGCACCGACCGGAGCCTAACTTACTTCCATGCCGGACAACA
Proteins encoded in this window:
- a CDS encoding glycine--tRNA ligase, whose amino-acid sequence is MSKEAQQQRMEKVVSLCKRRGFIFQSSEIYGGLNGFWDYGPMGAELKRNLRDSWWHTMTRDRDDVVGLDASIIMHPTVWTASGHVDTFSDPMSTCKQCKKLVRADQWWAMMSEQKWTQSIAELVEPGTNRFHPADLLKWGKGKGKQLAPNLALVRNPDVTISWLAEETEKGKGPADAVELYKFLATEQMAVTGLVTPCPHCGGELTAPRPFNLMFRTHCGPVESDENLAYLRPETAQAIFVQFKNVLDSSRVKVPFGIAQIGKAFRNEITPRNYTFRSREFEQMELEFFIRPDDAVRLIHGHVETWREGADLSAPRPNWGWDMWHRYWVDQRTKYYDAIGLGTDVLDYHWQKPEELAHYARATVDILFKFPFGTEELEGIAARGDFDLAQHQKFSGKPLEVFDEELKAACDKLSDAQKKEFIDELFENRKCADTTREEIATCAERLFKGFYLPHVIEPSAGLDRMALAVLAAAFDEETVSDDKGKAETRTVLRLHPRVAPVKCAIFPLLKNRPELVAKAREIEASLRRHMNVFYDEAGAIGRRYRRQDEIGTPFCVTVDFDTIGENGPEKAGTVTLRHRDSMQQERIPVTELRARLEAAIF